The following coding sequences are from one Triticum aestivum cultivar Chinese Spring chromosome 5A, IWGSC CS RefSeq v2.1, whole genome shotgun sequence window:
- the LOC123107008 gene encoding probable inactive receptor kinase At2g26730, which yields MGRIPAVAAAVIVALLVCCSCGVRGKEDDDVLDSLVDFLTKLAGGDQKTAGDFGWDASTDPCDGTGGRNGSDSKWGGTVKCFENGASNAGLIKVIDLQSLGLSGTIDAELLCAAPALRVVSLQNNTLRGGLPAGVSACSGLTHLYVDRNQLSGALPSSLGNLRKLHVLDVSRNDFSGEIPAGLSGVRGLIRFNANDNHLQGTIPDFDLDKFETFNVSNNNLTGPIPKKTGRFRDDSYAANAAGMCGEPVFSPCPSGESKSKKMRRILMYLGYVLLGAVIVAFVVYKLCSRKRNKLGKKAMVGKDMFDSSNPTTTTTSKSASAYSLPASAERSPARKGAASTSLVVLRRSGTASVTSTAAAAAAKDLRFEDLLKSPAELLGRGRYGSSYKVAVPGGAALAVKRVKDASVSDDEFRRRMERVARARHPAVLPPLAFYCAAQEKLVVYEFQSNGSLHRLLHGSIESSQAPLDWPARLHIATKVADGMAFLHAAMRGDGASSYASSTSSSIDSAAAAEGAIAHGALKSTNILFTAGMEPCISEYGVVAPPLAAAVGSSRSSGLRADVRAFGVLLLELLTGKATAAQGDGAELARWVTSVIQEEWTAEVFDRALLSRDGVSEQRMVRLLQVAMRCIDASPGEVPPTMREVAGMINAIREEDDRSVSMEA from the exons ATGGGGAGGATTCCTGCCGTGGCTGCTGCCGTCATAGTGGCCTTACTGGTGTGCTGCTCGTGTGGGGTTCGAGGTAAGGAGGACGACGATGTGCTGGACTCCCTCGTCGATTTCCTGACCAAGCTCGCCGGTGGCGACCAGAAGACGGCGGGCGACTTCGGCTGGGACGCGTCGACCGACCCCTGCGACGGCACCGGCGGCCGCAACGGCAGCGACTCGAAGTGGGGAGGGACCGTCAAGTGCTTCGAGAACGGCGCGAGCAACGCCGGCCTGATCAAGGTTATCGATCTCCAGTCCCTGGGTCTCAGCGGCACCATCGACGCGGAGTTGCTCTGCGCCGCGCCGGCGCTCCGCGTGGTGAGCCTGCAGAACAACACGCTGCGCGGCGGCCTCCCCGCGGGCGTCTCGGCCTGCTCGGGCCTCACCCACCTCTACGTCGACCGCAACCAGCTCTCCGGCGCCCTGCCGAGCTCCCTTGGCAACCTCAGGAAGCTCCACGTGCTCGACGTCTCCAGGAACGACTTCTCCGGCGAGATCCCCGCCGGCCTCAGCGGCGTCCGCGGCCTCATAAGGTTCAACGCCAACGACAACCACCTCCAAGGCACCATTCCTGATTTCGACCTCGACAAGTTCGAGACCTTCAACGTGTCCAACAACAACCTCACCGGACCTATCCCCAAGAAGACCGGACGCTTCCGCGACGACAGCTACGCGGCCAACGCCGCCGGCATGTGCGGAGAGCCCGTGTTCTCCCCGTGTCCCTCCGGGGAGAGCAAATCAAAGAAGATGCGAAGGATCCTCATGTACCTCGGGTACGTCCTCCTCGGCGCCGTCATCGTGGCATTCGTCGTGTACAAGCTCTGCTCCAGGAAGAGGAACAAGCTGGGAAAGAAGGCCATGGTTGGCAAGGACATGTTCGACAGCAGCaacccgacgacgacgacgacaagcaAGTCGGCGTCGGCCTACTCGCTGCCGGCTTCGGCGGAGCGGAGCCCGGCGCGCAAGGGCGCGGCGTCGACGTCGCTGGTGGTGCTGCGGCGTTCGGGCACGGCCTCGGTCACGTcgacggcggcggccgcggcggccaaGGACCTGCGGTTCGAGGACCTGCTCAAGTCTCCCGCGGAGCTGCTGGGGCGCGGGCGGTACGGGAGCTCGTACAAGGTGGCGGTGCccggcggggcggcgctggcggtGAAGCGGGTGAAGGACGCGTCGGTGAGCGACGACGAGTTCCGGCGGCGGATGGAGCGGGTCGCGCGCGCGAGGCACCCGGCCGTCCTGCCGCCGCTTGCATTCTACTGCGCCGCGCAGGAGAAGCTGGTGGTCTACGAGTTCCAGAGCAACggcagcctccacaggctactccACG GCTCTATAGAGAGCAGCCAGGCCCCCCTTGACTGGCCGGCGCGCCTTCACATTGCTACAAAGGTGGCCGACGGCATGGCCTTCTTACACGCCGCCATGCGCGGCGACGGCGCGAGCTCCTACGcctcctccacgtcctcctccatcgactctgcggcggcggcggaaggcgcCATCGCCCACGGTGCCCTCAAGTCCACCAACATCCTCTTCACGGCCGGCATGGAGCCCTGCATCAGCGAGTACGGCGTCGTCGCGCCGCCGCTGGCCGCCGCCGTCGGCAGCAGCCGGAGCTCCGGCCTCCGCGCGGACGTGCGCGCCTTCGGCGTGCTTCTGCTGGAGCTGCTCACGGGGAAGGCCACGGCGGCGCAGGGCGACGGCGCGGAGCTGGCGCGCTGGGTGACCTCGGTGATCCAGGAGGAGTGGACCGCCGAGGTGTTCGACCGCGCGCTGCTCTCCCGCGACGGCGTCAGCGAGCAGCGGATGGTGCGGCTGCTGCAGGTCGCCATGAGGTGCATCGACGCCTCGCCCGGCGAGGTGCCGCCGACCATGAGGGAGGTCGCCGGGATGATCAATGCCATTCGCGAGGAGGACGACAGGTCTGTGTCCATGGAAGCGTGA